The genome window TAGTCGATGATGGCGTGGTCCCAGTCGTCGCCGCCGAGGTCGTTGTCCCCGTTCGTGGCGACGACCTCGTAGACGCCCCCGCCGAGGTCGAGGATGGACACGTCGAACGTCCCGCCGCCCAGGTCGTAGACGAGGACGGTCTGGTCGGACTCGTCGTCCAGCCCGTAGGCCATCGCGGCCGCGGTCGGCTCGTTGACGATGCGCTCGACCTCGAAGCCGGCGATTTCGCCGGCGTCCTTGGTCGCCTGCCGCTGGCGGTCGTTGAAGTACGCCGGCACCGTGATGACCGCCTTCTCGATTTCGTCGCCGAGGTACTCCTCGGCGTCGTGTTTTATCTTCTGGAGTATCATCGCCGAGACCTGCTCGGGCGTGTACTCCTCACCGTCCAGCTCCACCGTGTAGTCGTCCTCGCCCATGTGGCGCTTGATGGACTGGATGGTCTGGTCCGGGTTCTTTACCGCCTGGTTCTTGGCCGGCTTCCCGACGAGCCGCTCGCCGTCGTCGAACGCGACGACAGAGGGTGTCGTCCGCTCGCCTTCGCCGTTGACAATGATTTCGGGGTCGCCACCTTCCATGACCGCGAACGCGCTGTTCGTGGTCCCGAGGTCGATACCCAGAATCTTGTTGCTCGCCATCTTACCCGCTCATAGCGGATTGGGCCGGTTAAAAGTTGCTAGATGTACTGATTCGAAAAACACCCAACGGCCCCTCCTCCGGGCGGTTTTATACTCGGCGGCGTTCCCTGACCGGTGATTATTTAATGTACCGCAACACGACCGCTACGCCGGCAGGGTGGCCGCTACTCCTCGCTCTCGCTGACGGTCACCTGCGCCTCGCGCAACACCTTGTCGGCCATCTCGTAGCCCGGCCGGTGGACGTCTGCAATCGTCCCCTCGGGCTGGTCGCTGTCGACGCGGGCGAGCACCTGCTGCTGTGTCGGGTCCACGTCCTCGCCGGGCTCGGGGTCGATGACCTCGACGTTCTCGGCGTCGAGCACGTCGTCGAGTTGGCGGAGCGTGGACTCGACCCCGCCTCTGATGTCCGTGTCCTCGTCCTGGTCGAGCGCCCGCTCCAGGTTGTCCCGCACGTCGAGCAGGCGCGTCACGAGGTCCTCGGTGGCGCGCTTCTGTTCCTGTTCGCGGCGCTTGTCCATCCGCTTCTTGTAGTTCTGGAACTCCGCCTGCTTGCGCTTGAGCTTGTCCTCCAGCTCCTCGATGTCGCCGTCCTGCTGAGTGGCCTGCGATTCGAGGCTGTCGACGCGCGTTCGCAGCGCGGCCAGTTCTCGGGCGGTGTCCTCGGGGTCCGACTCGGCGACCCGGTCGACCAGGTCGTCGTCGACCTCGAACTCGCCTAAGTCGACCTCCGCGGCGTCGACGTCCTCCGGCGCGCCCTCGACGTTCGCGTCGTCCGCTCGCGCCTCGCCTGCGGTCGACTCCTCCGTCGCGGCCGTGTCGTCGGCTGCGTCCTGCTCGGTCATACCCGACAGAAGTCGTCACGTGGATAAAAGGATTCAGAAACGGCGTGGCGGACCGACCACCGACACCGGTGTCACAGGAGGAAGCTAACGACCATCAGGACGAGGAACACGACGACGAGAATCTTCGCGATTCGCATGCTGAGTCCCGCTATACCGCCCAGACCGGCCAGTCCGGCGACGACGGCGAGGACGAGAAACAGCAGCGCCAGTTCGAGGAACCCGCCGCCGGCCTGGAGCGGGACCGCAGTCAGTAGGTGGGTCATGACGACAGCCGACGCCCTCGCCCCGGTTTATTATACAGTCCCTAATCAGGGACCGACGGCGAACGCGCCGGGGTCGTACTTGAATCGCGTGCGGTAGGCCTCCCACTCGCCGAGCTCTTCGAACCGGTACTTGCCGAAGGCGGGGTTCCGGACCAGCTCCAGTTCCGCGAGGCGCTCCTGGACCGGGTCGAAGAGGGTCCCCCAGTCGAGTTCCCGGAGCGTCTCGTCCGGGCCTCCCTCGTTCGCGGTGAACGTCAGTCCGTCGTCGGTTCGCTCGATAGTCCCGTACTGGTACCGGCTCCAGACGGTGTACTCCCCAAACGGGACGGTCTCTGTCGGTGGCGGCGGTCGGCGGTACTGCGCCTGGAACCGCTGGTGCGTCTCGTCGCCGCCCCACAGCACGCCGCGAGTGAGGAGCTTGATTCGGCGCTCGGCGTCCACGCCGCTGTTGTAAACGACCCGAGCGTGTTCGTACTCGCTGGACTGGAACTGCTCGGCGACGTCGTCGGAGTGGTGGACGTCTATCTCGTGTTGATACGGCAGCGGCGTCCGGCAGGCTCGTTCGAGCACCGAGACCGTCTCCGCGCCCCGGCGTAGGTCCTCGTGTGGGCCCGCACCGCGCCACTGCGCCGGGTCGGCCTCGTCGGGATCGACCCATCGGTCCATGCTCACAATACGCGGGACGCGGTCTTAGTTTTTCCCGCGGGGCGCGGTCTCAGACCAGCACACGGTCGAGTTCGACGACGAGGCCGCGTTCGGCGTCCGGGTCGCCGACGAGCGTCCCGAGGCAGACCGCCGCGCCGTCCGGCGTGACACAGACCACTTGCGAACCCTGCTGGGGCGTCGCCTCGCTCGCCTCGGCCGGACCGGCATCGATGACGCCCGGCGCGTACACCGGCGCGCCCTCGGCGACCTCGCGGGCCGCGCTCGGGGCAATCCTGACCCGCGGCAGGTGGACCAGCGCGCGCTCCGCCGGTTGAATAACCTCGCGCACCTGCGACTCGTCCCCTTCCTCGGCGAACGCGAGCGCGTCCACGAGGTCGTGCATCGTCGACAGCGACGCGTCGTCGAAGGTCCCCGTCGCCGTCCGTCGGAGGTCGCCCATGTGTGCACCGGTCCCCGCCGCGAGGCCGATGTCGTGACACAGTTTCCGGACGTACGTCCCGGACTCACAGCGCACCCGCAGGAGGAGTCGGCGCTCCTCGCGTTCCAGCACGTCCAAGGCGTGAATCCGGCGGGAGCGAAGCTGGCGCTTCACCGCGCTCTTGCGCGGGGGTTTCTGGTAGACTTCGGTCTCGAACTCGGCGACGATGTCCGCGATGTCCGCCGGGGCCCGGTCGTGGAGTTCGAGAACGGTGACGTACTCCTTGACCGCGTCGTCGAACACCTGCGCCATCCGGGCGGCGTCGCCGAGCAACACGGGCAGACAGCCCGTCACCTTCGGGTCGAGCGTCCCGCCGTGGGCGACCCGGTCCTGGCCGGTCGCGTCACGAATCCAGGCCGCGACCTGGTGGGCCGACGGCCCCGGCGGCTTGTCGAGGTTGACGACGCCGAAAGAGCGAAGCGAGTCGAGGTTGCGGTCCTCGGGCGGGGCACGGAGCGTCATCGGCTCAGAACTCGTACCGGACGTTCTCGACCGGCGCTTGCCCCTCATCCCCGTCGGGGCTGTACGACTCGACGGCGTGCAGCGTCACGCTCAGGACGCCCTGTGGGTCCCAGCGGGCGGTGTTGACCGACAGGTCGTAGATAGAGAGGTCGTCGAAGTCGATGTCGTAGTAGTCGCTGTAGCGCTGCGCCTCGCTCTCGCCGCGCTCCCTGGTCTCGGTCTTGGCCTGCTCGAAGGGCTTGTTCTCCCGCGTGGCGATGCGGTCGGCGCGCACGTCCAGTGGCGCGGTCAGCCACAGTTTCATGTCGGCGTACTCGCCGGCCATCCAGCCGGCGAGACGGGATTCCAGCACGAGGCCGTCGCGCTCGGCGGCGATGTCCCGGAGCCGCCGGTCGAGGTCGCGGTCTATCTGGTCGTCCTCCTCGGCGGCCTTGTTCAGTTCCAGCGGCGTCATCCCGCGTTCCTCGGCCAGCGAGCGGAAGATGTCGCCGCCGCTGACGTGCTCGTAGTTCAGTGCGTCGGCCAGGCTCTTGGCAAGTGTGCTCTTGCCGCTGCCGGCCGGGCCGGAGACGGTAATCAACATAGAGGTGTTCGGGAGGCCCCGATAGAAAGGGCTGTCTCTTCGCGCCTACCCGGTCGGCGTCGTCTCGACGTTGAGCGCCTTCCGGATAATCTGGGTAAAGGAGAGCGAGCACAGGAAGTACCAGACAATCCACGCCTGTACCGGGCCGGCGACGCCGTTGCTCCAGGCCTCGACCGCTCCGAAGATGGGGAGCGTAATCACCGGGCTCGCCTCGACGCCGGCGCCGAAAACGATCCAGTAGAGCCAGAGGAACAGCGGGATGTTGACCAGCATTATCCACACCATCGGGCGGAACTGCTGTTTGAACATCCCCATCTGGTCGGTCATCAGCTCCATCTGCTCCTCTTCGAGCCGGTCCAGGGCCTCCTGGTCGTCGCGTTCCTTCGCGGCCTTGCGGCGCTCTTTCAGGTCCTCCATCTTCTCCTGGTGGTCGCTCATCCCCGACATGTCCATGAGGTTGTCCTGCAGAATCGTCGAGGTAGTCCCGGTGATGATGGCCAGCACCAGGATGACGACGTAGAACGGCAGCATGTCGTTGAGCGGCCCGAGGAAGATGTCGATGACGCCGCCCGCGATGACGTCCCTGACGGAGGTCAGCGAGTAGCCGGCAAAGAGGCCGAGCGTCCCGAGCCCGGCGAGCTTGTCCCACTTCGACCAGCCGCCGTCGTCGTCATCGTCGCTCGGGGCCGCGTCGGACTCCTCGAGCGCCTCGCGGACGCCCTCGGGGTCGTCGATGACGAAGCCCTCGCCGTCGGCGTCGATGAGCAGCCCGGACTCGATGAGCCGTCCCCACTCGCCGCTCGTGAGGTCGTCGCTCACGTCGCTCCAGGTGACGGTCCCGTTCTCCTCGGCCGCGGCGAGCACCGTCGAGAGCGCGTCAGTCATTGCCTCGCCGTCCTCGGCGAGTCGTTCTACCTTCGGCGCGGTACGTGCCATTGTGTGTGTTTGAGGCGCGACGGCATATCAACGTTTTACTCTGGCGGTCCTGGCTGCGTCGGTCCCGAACGGCGGTTCCGTCCGGGTTCAGGCCGTCTGTGCGTCGACGGCGTCCTGGATGTCGCTCCAGACCTCGTCGGGCGTCTGCTCGCCGTCGACGGCGACGAACCCGTCGTGGTCCTCGTAGTGGTCGATGACCGGTGCGGTGTTGTCGTCGAACACGTCCAGCCTGTTGCGGACGGACTCCTCGTTGTCGTCGTCGCGCTGGATGAGGTCGCCGCCACACTCGTCGCAGACGCCCTCCTCCGCGGGCTGATTGAACTCCACGTGGTAGTTCGTGCCGCAGTCGTCACAGACGCGGCGACCGGTGAGCCGGTCGACCAGTTCCTCGCGCGAGACGTCGAGCGACAGAATCACGTCGAGGTCGGTCATCCCTTCCAGTTCCTCCGCCTGGTCGAGGTTGCGCGGGTAGCCGTCCAGCACGAAGCCGTCGGCCTGCGAGAGCGCCTCCTCGACGATGGCGTTGACCACCGCGTCCGGGACCAGGTCGCCCGCCTCCATGTACTCGCGGGGCGTGTCGTACTCGGTGTCCATGTCGCTGATGTCCATGTCCTTGTTCGCCCGGAGCGCGTCGCCGGTGGTGACGTGCTCGACGCCGTACTCGTCGGCGAGGTTGGCGCTCTGGGTTCCTTTGCCGGCTCCCGGCGGCCCGAGAATCAGGATTCGCGGATTCGACATAGTCTGGGTTTCCGAGGGGTCCGTTAAATGGTTGTCCAAATCCTGCTGGCGCGCTGCCGCCACCCAAAGGTGTGTAGGCCTCTCGGGCGAACAGCGGGTGATGCTCGAACCCGGAGCGCCCGCGCCCGACGTCAGCGCACAGAACCAGTTCGGCGACACTGTCTCACCGGACTTCGAGGAGCCGACCGTGGTGTACTTCTATCCCGAAGACTTCACCGGCGGCTGTACCATCGAGGCCCGGGACTTCCAGGACCACCTCCCGCAGTTCCGTGAGGGCGGTATCACCGTCTACGGCGTCTCGATGGACGACGTGGCGACCCACGACGAGTTCGCCGAGGAGGAGGGCCTGCTGTACGACCTGCTGGCCGACCCCGACGGGACCGTCGCCGAGGCGTTCGGCCTCGACACCAGCGGCGGCCGGACCGACCGCCGGACGTTCGTGCTGGCCGACGGCGAAGTCAAGTCTGTCTACGACCCGGACCGCTCGAACCCCGAGGGCCACGCCCAGGAAGTCCTTCGGGACGTTCGCAACGAATTCGTCCAGGGCGGGTAGACCCCCGTCGTTCCCCAGCGGCACCTGCAGGCCGTTCGGTCGCGGATGCGACCCGCCGGGTCGGCCCGTTCCGGCTGTCAGCAGCGGCGACGGCGGCCCGGCGGCCTCAGAACACTTGCGCGCCGCGGCCGATTCGGGTCTGATACACGCGGGCGTCGACGCCGCGCTCGCCGAAAGCGTCGAGCATCGTGCTCGCAATCCGCCGGCGGTCCGCCTCGGCGCAGGCCGCGATGACGGTCGGACCGGCCCCGGAGATGGTGACGCCGGTCGCACCGGCCGCCAGGGCGGCCTCGCGGACCTGTTCGTAGCCGTCGATGAGCTTCGCGCGGGCCGGCGTCACGACGGTGTCGTGCATCCCCTGCCCGACGAGTTCGGGGTCGTCGCGGTGCATCCCCGTCGTCAGCGACGCGGCGTTGCCCACCGTCTCCACCAGCTGCTCGACCCTGGCGCTCTCGGGGACGACGTTGCGCGCGTCTCGCGTGGACACGACGATATCGGGGAGACACGCGACCAGCGGGATGTCGGCGTCGACCTGTGTGACGCCCTGCTCGGTGGCGATGGTGAACCCGCCCAGGATAGAGGGGGCGACGTTGTCGTCGTGGGCGTCACCCGAGACGACGGCCTCGCCCTTGGCGGCGATGGGGACCAGTTCCTCGCGGGAGTAGCCGCGGTCGTACAGTTCGTTCAGTCCGACGGCCGCCGCGGCGGCGCTGGCCGCTGAGGATCCCAGCCCCGAGGCGGGGCGGACGCCCTTGTCAATCTGGATGCGGGCCGGCGCATCGAGCGCCTCGGCGACCGCGCCGACGGTGTTCTTGTCGGGGTCCTCCGGGATGTACTGGCTGCCAGCGCCGGTCATCTCGATGGTGACCCGGTCGGCCTTTTCGAGGCGGACGACGTCGGCCGGACGCTCCAGTGCGACGCCGAACACGTCGAAGCCGCTCCCGAGGTTCGCACTGGTAGCCGGCGCCCGGACTGTCAGCATGCCCGGGAATTTCAGCAGTGTAGGCAAAAAGGTAGCGAACCGACACCGGCGTGTTTGCAGTCCTGAGAACGCGGCCCAAAGGCATAACCCGGGGAAACGCGACCTGCGAGTAGGTATCGATATGGATGTCGACATCGCCACGGTCGCCATCCTCGGGAACGTAGGCGGAGCGCTCGTGGGGTTCGCAGTCGCGGTTCTGGCCACTCGACACCAGGAGACCCCCGGCGCGCGCCAGTACGGCTGGCTCGCACTCGCCGGGGGTTGCTGGTGTGCCGTGGCTCTCGGGCAGGTCCTCGCCACCGGCCCCGACGTGGCGGAGACGGCGTACGTGCTGGCGCGGACCACCTCGGCCCAGCTCATCGGCCTCTGGGCCGTCTTCGTGCTCGTCTACACCGGCCGGCGGTCGTGGCTCCGCCCGTCGCGTCTCGCGCCGCTGTTGCTCGCGGCGAACGCGGACGTCCTGCTACTGCTCGTCGGCCAGGGGCGCTTCGTCGAGGCGACTGCCGTCCCGGTCACACAGAGCGGCGTGACGCTGTTCGTCGTAGAACGGGGCGCGGTCTACACGCCGAGCCTCGCGGTCTCCTACGTGCCGTTACTGCTGGGCTACGCGCTCCTGCTCGAGTTCCTGTTCCGGTCCGAGAACATCTACCGGCGGCAGACGGCGGCCATCGCAGTCGGGGCCGTCCTCCCCGGGGTCATCGCCGTGCTGTACGACTTCGGCTACACGCCGCATCCGGCCATCGACTTCACGCCGATGGCGTTCTCGGTCAGCATCCTGTTCGTCGGCTGGGTGCTGTTCAAGGACGAGTCGCTGTCGGTGACGACGTTGTCGGGGGACACCCTCGTCGACAACCTCCCCGACCCGGTTGTCGCGCTCGACGAGGACTGGTCGGTCATCGACTACAACGCCGCTGCTGCGGCCGAACTTGACCACCCCGACCCCGAGGGGGAGTCCCTCGACGCCCTCGCGCCGGGCCTTTCCGACCACATCACCCACGGTGAGGTGTTCTCCTTCGGGGACTCGCTCACGTACTACAACCCACAGACGACGAGTCTCACGGACCAGTTCGGGACCGAGCGCGGCCGGCTCGTCGTCCTCAGGGACGTGACCGGCCAGCAGCGCCGCCAGGACCGGCTCGAAGCGCTCCAGGCCGCGACACAGCAGTTCATCGAGGCCGAGACTGCCGAGGCGGTCGCGGAGATGGCCGTCGAGTTCGCGACGGCAGTCCTCGACCAGAACGCGGCGGGCGTGTTCCTCGAAGACGACGGCGTCCTCGAACCGGCGGTGGTCAGCGACACGGTCGCCGAACACGTCGAGGCGGAACTGCTGTACGGCCGGCCGACGGACGAGCCCGAGAGCAAGCTCTGGCGGACCTACGAGACCGGCGAGGTACAGACCGTCTCGCTGGAACAGGACGGCCTCGACCCCCTCGACAACGCGCTCATGCTGCCGCTTGGCTCTCACGGCGTGATGGCGGTTGCGTCACACGACGACACGTTCGCCACGGAGGACCGGCGATACGCCGCGATTCTCGCACAGACGACCCAGGTGGCCCTCGACCAGGTCGAACGCGAGCGCGAACTCCGCCGGAGCCGGAGTTCGGTCAAGCGTCGCCGCGAGCAGATAGAGTTCTTCAACGGCCTGCTCAGACACTCCCTGCACAACGCGATGGTCGTCATCCGCGGCCGCGCCGAGCACGTCAGGGACGACGTGTCGGCGTCGGAGCGACACCACATCGACAGCATCAGCGACTGGTGTACGAAGCTCACGGAGATGAGCGAGACCATCCGGGACATCAACAACACCGTGACCGCGAGCGAGGCGGAGCGGCTGGGTGCCGTCGACCTCAACGCGACGCTCCGTCGCTCGGTCCAGTCGCTCCGGGCGGAGTACGACTCGGCGTCGGTGACCTGCGAACTGGACGGGGACTACTGCGTGCAGGCGAACGAACTGCTCGACGAAGTCCTCCTGAGCGTCCTCCGGAACGCGGTCGACCACAACGACGCCGAGACCCCGCGGGTGTGTGTGTCGGTCCAGCGGGCCAGCGACTGGCTGCAGGTCCGCATCGCCGACGACGGCCCCGGGATGAGCGACGAACTGAAGACGAAGGTGTTCGAGCGCGGGCTCTCGCCGGACCAGACCGCCGACGGGTTCGGCCTCTACTTCGTCTCGGTCATGATGGAGCTGTACAGCGGGACGTTCTGGTTCGAGGACAACGACCCGACCGGGACGGTCGCCGTCCTCGAATTCCAGCGGGTGGCGGCCGCCGAACAGCCGGCGGACGGTCCCCACCGCGACAGCGACGACGGGGCGGCCGCCGAAGCGCAAGCTAAATCCCACAACCGCGGGTAGGTCGGGGTATGATCGGCGTCGTCGGCGGCGGTATCGCCGGCCTCTCGGCAGCGTACCGGCTCCAGCAGCGCGGCTACGAGGTCCGCGTCTTCGAGGCGAGCGAGGACCTCGGCGGCCTGGCCGCGACCTACGAGACGGCCGGGGACCCCATCGAGAAGTTCTACCACCACCTCTCGAAGTCCGAGGAGACCATCGTCGAACTCGCCGGGGAACTGGGGCTCGGCGACGCCGTCGAGTGGCACATCGGGAAGAACGCCTACTACGTCGACGGCGTCGTCCATCCGATGGACAAGCCCTGGGAAATCCTCGCGTACCCGCATCTCTCGCTGTACGACACGTTCCGGCTGGGGATGCTCGTCCTCGATATCGACGTTCGCGGCGGCGTCCCGTCGTTCGACACCTACGAGCGACTGGAGGACTTCGAGGACGTCCCTATCGAGCAGTTCGTCGTCGAACACACCACGCGGGGCGTCTACGAGAATTTCTTCGAGCCGCTGCTGGACGCGAAGTTCGGCGACCGGAAGGACGACGTGAGCGCCGCGTGGCTGCTCGGCCGGGTCAAGTTCCGCGGCGAGCGGGACATTCTGAACGGCGAGATTCTGGGGTACTTCGACGGCGGGTTCGGCCGCCTGCTCGACGCGCTGGTCGACGCTGTGGGCCGCGAGAACATCGCTACGGGCACGCGCGTGACCGACATCGACACCGGCGGCGGGGCCGTCTCGTCGCTGACCGTCTCCGACGGCACCGGGGCGACGACGCACGCGGTCGACGACGTCGTCGTCGCGGCGATGCCGAACGTGCTGGAGGAGCTGACCGGCTACGCCTGCGACATCGACTTCCAGGGGACGGTGTGTTCGGTCGTCAGCATGGAGGAGTCCCTGCTGGACACCTACTGGCTGAACATCGCCGACGACGCCCCCTTCGGCGCGCTCATCGAGCACACGAACTTCGTCTCTCCCGAGCGGTACGGCGGCGAGCACCTGCTGTACGTCGCTCGGTATATCCAGGACGAATCCGAAGCCATCTGGGGACAGGACGACGACGAGGTCCGCGAGACGTGGCTCTCGGGCATCGAGTCCCTGTTCCCCGAGTTCGACCGCGACGCCGTCAACTGGGTGCGAACGGCCCGAAACCCCCGGACTGCGCCGGTCTACGAGCGCGGCTATCTGGACATGGTCGTCCCCTACGACCTCGGCGACGCCGTTGCGGACGGGCTCTACTACGCCGGCATGGCCTCACGGGCCCAGTACCCGGAACGGTCGCTCAACGGCGGTATCGTCGCGGGCTTCGAGTGCGCCGACCGAATCGCGGACGGCTCGGCGGCGACGGACGCCGACTCGCCGCTCTCCGAAGCCCGGCGCTGAGACGCCGCGTGCAAGCCGTTTTACGGTCCGATACGCCGACCCATCGCCGCTGGGTCAGTCGCCGGCCGCGTTCTCCACGTCGTCCTCGTCGATGACCGGCGCGTCGGTCGGGCTCACGTCGTCCGGCTCCTCGCGGCCGCCGCCGACAATCATCTCGCCGTCCTCGGTCTCGACGTAGACGTCGTCGGCGAAGCCACCGACGGCGTGGGGGTGTTCCGGCTCGTCCAGCCGCTCCGGCGTGGACGGCGCGTCGGCGACGCCGTCGGCCGGGCGGAACGTCCCGAGCGGGTCGTCGATGGTGATGCCGTGGGTCTCGAAGAAGTCCGCGTACCGCTCGTAGTGGGCTTCCAGCTCCCCGGCCGGGAACTCCATCATCTCCGTCCAGCCGTGGTTGTAGAAGTCGAAGTTGGCCTGGATGTGGGTTATCTCGCGGGCCTCGGCCTCGGAGTAGTCCGCCTCCAGTGCGGCCACGTAGGTGTCCATCGTGGCGTCGAAGAAGTCATCGAGGTGGTCCCGCCGCTCCGCCCGGCGGTCCTCGTCGGCCTTCCCGAGGAAGATTTTGGTGTGGAGTTTCACCAGCCCGTAGTTGGCCACCGACCGGACGCCGGGTGTGGTCAGGGCCTTCTTGCTCGCCCAGTGGCGCGGGTTCTGGTAGATTTTCATCTCGACTCCGGATACGGGCCCGAGCGCCTTCAAATCCCCGACTACCGGCGTCTCCCGCTGGATTCAGGCGGCTATCGCAAACGATACGCAGATAGCAATCCACATTAAGCCCGATTTCGTACCGACCGTACATGAGCACGTCGCACGTAATCATCGGTGACGGCATCGCGGGTGCGTCCGCAGCCGAGACAATCCGGGAAGCGGACCCGGACGCGTCGGTCACGGTCCTGACCGACGAGGGGGAGGCGCTGTACAACCGAATCCTCATCAAGGAGTTCGCCAAGGGCAAGCTCCCGGAAGCGCCCATCTCCATCCACGAGCCGGAGTGGTACGAGGAGCGCGACATCGACCTCCAGCTGAACACCCACGTGACCGACATCGACCCCGACGCCCACGAGATACAGACCCACGAGGGCGACACCTACGAGTACGACAAACTGCTCGTCGCGACGGGTGGGACGCCGGCACAGCTCCCGGTCGAGAACAGCGACGCCGACGGCGTGCACCACTTCTGGACGTTCCAGGACGCCCGTGGCATCCGCGAGCACGCCGACGAGGCCGACCAGGGCATCATCGTCGGCGCGGGCCTGCTCGGCATCGACCTCGCCGCCGTGTGTGCCGCACAGGAAATCGACGCCAAGTACCTGATGCGCGGGAACCGCTGGTGGCGCTACGCGCTCTCGGAGGACGGCGCGGCCATCATCCACGAGGCCCTCGAAGAGAACGGCGTCGAACCGGTCTTCGAGTCCGGCGTCGACCGCTTCGAGGTCGACGACGACGGCCACGTCACCGGCGCGGTCGACCCCGACGGCAACCACTACGACGGCGAGTGGGCCGGCGTCGCTATCGGCCTCGATTTCAACACCGAGTTCCTCAACGGGACCGGGCTCGAACTCGACGACGGCGTCGTCGTCGACGAGTACATGCAGACCAACATCGAGGACATCTACGCCGCGGGCGACCTCACCCAGTTCTACGACACCATCCTCGACTCCCAGGCCCAGAACGGCGCGTGGGGGTCGGCCAAGGAGCAGGGGTCCGTCGCCGGGACGAACATGGTCGCCGACGCCGAGGAAGAGGAGTTCCGCTGGGTCTCCTCGTACTCCATCACCCACTTCGACTTCCCGTTCCTCTCGTTCGGTCACCCGACCCGCGGCGACGACGAGGCCGAACGGAAGTACTCCGACAGCGAGTGGCGGCGGCTCGCCTTCGAGGACGGCCAGCTCATCGGCGGCGTGCTCATCGGCGACCTCTCGCAGCAGTCGACGTTCAAACAGCTCATCCGCGAGGAGCGCCAGGTCGCGGACAAGAAGGAACTCCTGCTGGAGAAGGACGTCGACCTCGAGGAAGTGAAGGCACAGACGCCCGCGCCCGCCGAGTAACGACCGCCGACACCGATTTTTCGCGTGCTGGGGCCGTAGCGACGCGTCGGTCGGCCGCGAGCGGTGACCGTCAGCGGGAGAACGACGCCCTTTTTTCGACCTAAGGCGGAGAGACGCGTATGGATGGCGGCAGCGGCGACATGACACTCGCGTTCGACCTCGACGCCCTCAAGCAACTGGCCTATCCGGACAGCGTCTTCAACGACGCGCGCCAGTGGTCGGAGTACGTCGGCGTCATCTCCGAACAGCCCACCTACGTCGTGACCAACTTCACCCGGAAACACCGGATTCGCCAGGACTTCTTCTCCGGGCCGCGGGGCCGCGAGGAGAGCCTCGAAAACGTCAAAGAGCAGTTCGACACCGACCGGCACGTCTTCGTCGGTGCGAACGACGAGGACGCCGACCTCGCAGAGGCGGTGGGCTGGGAGTATCTCCCCGTCGAACAGGCGGCCGAGGCGGCCGAGTGGGAACTCGGCGACCCGGAGGCCCCGGACGCGACAGCCGACGCGGACGAGGCGCGCGACGACTGGCCGTAGGTGACACACCCCCGCTGTCGGCGGGAATCTTCGCTTCGACTAGTTTTATATTTTTCCGAAGAGCGACTGAAGATATGGCCCTCCAGATCAGCGACGCCTTGCGTAGCGGTCTCGATACACTCCTCAGTGAGGACGGACTCCTCGTTACCGGCGTTTTCCTCCTGTTCAACCTCGGGAACACCGTCGCAAACTCCTCGTTCACCGAGGCACTGTTCGACGAAGTGATGAACATGGGCGGCCCCGCTGGGCCGGGAAGCGCTGCGGGAGCAGGTGCACCGGTGTTCTCGGTGTCGGATTTCACCGGCCCGTTCAGCCTTGACATCGCACTGCCGGTCGCTGTCGTGATGGTCCTCCTGTTTCTGGTTGTCGGCCAGCTCGTCAAGTTCTGGGGAATCAGGCTCTTCACCGAGCCAC of Haloarcula sp. DT43 contains these proteins:
- a CDS encoding DUF106 domain-containing protein; amino-acid sequence: MARTAPKVERLAEDGEAMTDALSTVLAAAEENGTVTWSDVSDDLTSGEWGRLIESGLLIDADGEGFVIDDPEGVREALEESDAAPSDDDDDGGWSKWDKLAGLGTLGLFAGYSLTSVRDVIAGGVIDIFLGPLNDMLPFYVVILVLAIITGTTSTILQDNLMDMSGMSDHQEKMEDLKERRKAAKERDDQEALDRLEEEQMELMTDQMGMFKQQFRPMVWIMLVNIPLFLWLYWIVFGAGVEASPVITLPIFGAVEAWSNGVAGPVQAWIVWYFLCSLSFTQIIRKALNVETTPTG
- a CDS encoding nucleotide exchange factor GrpE encodes the protein MTEQDAADDTAATEESTAGEARADDANVEGAPEDVDAAEVDLGEFEVDDDLVDRVAESDPEDTARELAALRTRVDSLESQATQQDGDIEELEDKLKRKQAEFQNYKKRMDKRREQEQKRATEDLVTRLLDVRDNLERALDQDEDTDIRGGVESTLRQLDDVLDAENVEVIDPEPGEDVDPTQQQVLARVDSDQPEGTIADVHRPGYEMADKVLREAQVTVSESEE
- the cmk gene encoding (d)CMP kinase; the encoded protein is MLITVSGPAGSGKSTLAKSLADALNYEHVSGGDIFRSLAEERGMTPLELNKAAEEDDQIDRDLDRRLRDIAAERDGLVLESRLAGWMAGEYADMKLWLTAPLDVRADRIATRENKPFEQAKTETRERGESEAQRYSDYYDIDFDDLSIYDLSVNTARWDPQGVLSVTLHAVESYSPDGDEGQAPVENVRYEF
- a CDS encoding DUF1328 family protein codes for the protein MTHLLTAVPLQAGGGFLELALLFLVLAVVAGLAGLGGIAGLSMRIAKILVVVFLVLMVVSFLL
- a CDS encoding adenylate kinase, which codes for MSNPRILILGPPGAGKGTQSANLADEYGVEHVTTGDALRANKDMDISDMDTEYDTPREYMEAGDLVPDAVVNAIVEEALSQADGFVLDGYPRNLDQAEELEGMTDLDVILSLDVSREELVDRLTGRRVCDDCGTNYHVEFNQPAEEGVCDECGGDLIQRDDDNEESVRNRLDVFDDNTAPVIDHYEDHDGFVAVDGEQTPDEVWSDIQDAVDAQTA
- a CDS encoding peroxiredoxin — protein: MLEPGAPAPDVSAQNQFGDTVSPDFEEPTVVYFYPEDFTGGCTIEARDFQDHLPQFREGGITVYGVSMDDVATHDEFAEEEGLLYDLLADPDGTVAEAFGLDTSGGRTDRRTFVLADGEVKSVYDPDRSNPEGHAQEVLRDVRNEFVQGG
- a CDS encoding homoserine kinase, which translates into the protein MLTVRAPATSANLGSGFDVFGVALERPADVVRLEKADRVTIEMTGAGSQYIPEDPDKNTVGAVAEALDAPARIQIDKGVRPASGLGSSAASAAAAAVGLNELYDRGYSREELVPIAAKGEAVVSGDAHDDNVAPSILGGFTIATEQGVTQVDADIPLVACLPDIVVSTRDARNVVPESARVEQLVETVGNAASLTTGMHRDDPELVGQGMHDTVVTPARAKLIDGYEQVREAALAAGATGVTISGAGPTVIAACAEADRRRIASTMLDAFGERGVDARVYQTRIGRGAQVF
- a CDS encoding RNA-guided pseudouridylation complex pseudouridine synthase subunit Cbf5, whose translation is MTLRAPPEDRNLDSLRSFGVVNLDKPPGPSAHQVAAWIRDATGQDRVAHGGTLDPKVTGCLPVLLGDAARMAQVFDDAVKEYVTVLELHDRAPADIADIVAEFETEVYQKPPRKSAVKRQLRSRRIHALDVLEREERRLLLRVRCESGTYVRKLCHDIGLAAGTGAHMGDLRRTATGTFDDASLSTMHDLVDALAFAEEGDESQVREVIQPAERALVHLPRVRIAPSAAREVAEGAPVYAPGVIDAGPAEASEATPQQGSQVVCVTPDGAAVCLGTLVGDPDAERGLVVELDRVLV